From a single Halalkalicoccus subterraneus genomic region:
- a CDS encoding CPBP family intramembrane glutamic endopeptidase: MASRTMNAGPLAYAKTLSTVVAIPIAGFLVGTLLMSLAMALFTAFGIDLLERPTLQIVVGVVTLQGLGFGSVALFYLSTRDDGFGLLRAAVPGLRDFIWMAAGLIALFGALILVGILQTTFGIESADHSLVDLGTQNPELLLVLVPLSILLVGPGEELLFRGIVQQLLRDRFGVLLGIGTASVIFSVAHVSSLSGEGLLATLITYVVLSVILGVSYEYSGNIVVPAVIHGLFNAIQFLILYWTLTTGSEEMLALLVF, translated from the coding sequence ATGGCTTCTCGAACGATGAATGCGGGGCCGCTGGCGTACGCGAAAACGCTCTCTACCGTCGTCGCGATCCCGATCGCGGGGTTCCTCGTCGGCACGCTGCTCATGTCCCTCGCGATGGCTCTCTTCACAGCCTTCGGCATCGACCTCCTCGAACGGCCGACGCTCCAGATCGTCGTCGGGGTCGTCACCCTCCAAGGATTGGGGTTCGGCTCGGTCGCGCTGTTTTACCTCTCGACGCGAGATGACGGATTCGGCCTGCTCAGAGCCGCCGTACCCGGTCTGCGCGATTTCATTTGGATGGCGGCCGGCCTGATCGCCCTGTTCGGCGCGCTGATCCTGGTCGGCATCCTTCAGACGACCTTCGGGATCGAATCGGCCGATCACAGCCTCGTCGATCTGGGGACGCAGAACCCCGAGCTCCTCCTCGTTCTCGTCCCGCTGTCGATCCTGCTGGTCGGTCCCGGCGAGGAGCTGCTCTTTCGCGGGATCGTCCAGCAGCTGCTCAGGGATCGATTCGGTGTCCTCTTGGGGATCGGGACCGCGAGCGTCATATTCTCGGTAGCCCACGTCAGCTCGCTCTCCGGCGAAGGGCTGCTGGCGACACTCATAACCTACGTCGTTCTCAGCGTGATCCTCGGCGTGAGCTACGAGTACAGCGGCAACATCGTCGTCCCGGCCGTGATCCACGGGCTGTTCAACGCGATCCAGTTCCTGATCCTCTACTGGACCTTGACGACCGGTTCCGAGGAGATGCTGGCGTTGCTCGTGTTCTGA